Proteins encoded by one window of Blautia faecicola:
- a CDS encoding MOSC domain-containing protein, with the protein MGVIKGICISEKRGTAKHEIEEAVLVKDWGIQGDAHAGHWHRQVSLLSYEKIEEFRKKGADIGLGAFGENLIVSGYDFGSLPVGTRFRCGDAILEMTQIGKECHSHCEIYKRMGECIMPREGVFAVVLEGGTIRKGDNLEIMEME; encoded by the coding sequence TTGGGAGTAATCAAAGGAATCTGTATCAGTGAAAAACGAGGTACAGCGAAACATGAAATCGAAGAGGCAGTGCTGGTAAAGGACTGGGGTATCCAGGGAGATGCCCATGCGGGGCACTGGCACAGACAAGTGAGTCTGCTGTCCTATGAAAAAATCGAAGAATTTCGCAAAAAAGGTGCCGACATCGGGCTTGGTGCTTTCGGAGAAAATCTGATCGTCAGCGGTTATGATTTCGGCAGTCTTCCGGTAGGAACCCGTTTTCGATGCGGGGATGCCATCCTGGAGATGACGCAAATCGGGAAAGAGTGTCACAGCCACTGCGAAATCTATAAACGCATGGGAGAATGTATCATGCCGAGAGAAGGCGTATTTGCTGTTGTGCTGGAAGGCGGAACCATCCGAAAGGGTGACAATCTCGAAATCATGGAAATGGAATAA
- the yedF gene encoding sulfurtransferase-like selenium metabolism protein YedF, which translates to MKKTVNALGDICPIPLVKAKEAIKELQGAGTVEVLVDNEIAVQNLTKMANQKGYGCVSQKLKEQEYQVTLTVGEAEATEEAPVEEENYVACASAKKNRLVVISSKTMGEGNDELGATLLKGFIYALTQQDELPDQMLFYNGGAFLTCEGSQSLEDLKMLEEQGVEIRTCGTCLNFYGLSGKLQVGEVTNMYDIAERMTKADRIIKP; encoded by the coding sequence ATGAAAAAAACAGTAAATGCACTCGGAGATATCTGCCCGATCCCGTTAGTGAAAGCAAAGGAAGCCATCAAAGAACTGCAGGGTGCCGGAACGGTGGAGGTGTTGGTCGACAATGAGATCGCTGTGCAGAACCTGACCAAGATGGCAAACCAGAAAGGCTATGGCTGTGTTTCGCAGAAACTGAAAGAACAGGAATATCAGGTGACGCTGACGGTTGGAGAGGCAGAAGCAACGGAAGAGGCACCAGTGGAAGAAGAAAATTATGTAGCATGTGCATCGGCGAAGAAGAATCGGCTGGTGGTGATTTCTTCGAAAACGATGGGTGAGGGAAATGACGAACTGGGTGCTACGTTGTTGAAGGGATTTATTTATGCGCTGACACAGCAGGACGAGCTGCCGGATCAGATGCTCTTTTATAATGGGGGAGCATTCCTGACCTGTGAGGGCTCTCAGTCGCTGGAAGATCTGAAAATGCTGGAAGAGCAGGGTGTGGAGATTCGCACCTGTGGTACCTGTCTGAATTTTTATGGGTTATCCGGAAAATTACAGGTAGGTGAAGTCACCAATATGTATGATATTGCAGAGCGGATGACAAAAGCCGACCGGATCATCAAGCCATGA
- the sigG gene encoding RNA polymerase sporulation sigma factor SigG: MALNKVEICGVNTSRLPVLTNEEKELLFEKIKKGDKEARELYIKGNLRLVLSVIKRFSGSNENADDLFQIGCIGLMKAIDNFDTTLQVKFSTYAVPMIIGEIRRYLRDNSTIRVSRSLRDTAYKAIYARENYLKNNLREPTIMEIASEIGMEKEEIVYALDAIQSPMSLYEPVYTEGGDTLYVMDQVSDKKNKEENWVENLALQDAMNRLNDRERHIVKLRFYEGKTQMEVAQEIGISQAQVSRLEKNALRVMRNYLR; the protein is encoded by the coding sequence ATGGCATTGAACAAGGTAGAGATCTGCGGCGTGAATACATCCAGGCTTCCGGTACTGACCAATGAGGAAAAAGAATTGCTCTTTGAAAAGATAAAAAAAGGGGACAAAGAGGCAAGGGAACTGTACATCAAAGGAAATCTCAGACTGGTGTTAAGCGTGATCAAGAGATTTTCCGGAAGCAATGAAAATGCGGATGATCTGTTTCAGATCGGCTGCATCGGGCTGATGAAGGCGATTGATAACTTTGATACGACTTTGCAGGTGAAATTTTCCACGTATGCGGTACCTATGATTATTGGGGAAATCCGGAGATACCTGCGGGACAACAGTACGATCCGGGTCAGCCGGTCACTGCGGGACACGGCTTACAAAGCGATCTATGCCCGGGAAAATTATCTGAAAAACAATCTCCGAGAACCGACGATTATGGAGATTGCATCGGAAATCGGGATGGAAAAAGAGGAGATCGTTTATGCCCTGGATGCGATCCAGAGTCCGATGAGCCTGTACGAACCGGTGTATACCGAGGGTGGAGATACCCTGTATGTGATGGATCAGGTGAGTGATAAGAAAAACAAAGAAGAAAACTGGGTGGAAAATCTGGCATTGCAGGATGCGATGAACCGGTTAAATGACAGAGAACGTCATATTGTGAAACTGCGGTTTTATGAGGGCAAGACGCAGATGGAAGTAGCACAGGAGATCGGCATTTCCCAGGCACAGGTCAGCCGTCTGGAGAAAAACGCCCTGCGGGTGATGAGAAATTATCTCCGGTAG
- the yqeC gene encoding selenium cofactor biosynthesis protein YqeC, with protein MEKELIQKFYKYNLEKKQSEKVESHLLFSTLTKDRHCFSFVGAGGKSSLIEIMAAWGTKQGKKVLVTTTTHIFQPEPEKLARTPEDLERIWGAGDWAVIGEVEVKQPQKLKMPDPDWMRQAMALADLVLIEADGSKRLPCKVPATHEPVILPETEVVIAVLGLSALEQPLKECCFRLEEAEKLLEADEDHLLSCEDMAKILASEEGLRKDVGGRKYVAVLNQCDDDTRREGGERIGEMLRGWGVENVVLTKLRNCRAGGATVKF; from the coding sequence ATGGAAAAAGAATTGATACAGAAATTTTATAAATATAATCTGGAGAAGAAACAAAGTGAAAAGGTCGAGTCGCATCTGTTATTTTCGACTCTTACGAAAGATAGACATTGTTTTTCTTTTGTAGGGGCAGGCGGGAAAAGTTCGCTGATCGAAATTATGGCAGCCTGGGGAACCAAGCAGGGGAAAAAGGTACTGGTAACGACAACCACGCATATTTTCCAACCGGAGCCGGAAAAACTGGCACGGACACCGGAAGATCTGGAACGTATCTGGGGCGCGGGAGATTGGGCGGTGATCGGAGAGGTGGAAGTGAAGCAGCCACAGAAACTAAAAATGCCGGATCCCGACTGGATGAGACAGGCGATGGCACTTGCGGATCTCGTCCTGATCGAAGCAGACGGATCAAAACGACTGCCCTGTAAAGTACCCGCCACGCACGAACCGGTCATTTTGCCGGAGACAGAGGTTGTGATTGCAGTTCTGGGACTTTCGGCGTTGGAGCAACCGTTAAAGGAATGTTGTTTTCGGCTGGAAGAGGCGGAAAAGCTGTTGGAGGCGGATGAGGATCATCTGCTGAGCTGTGAGGATATGGCGAAGATTCTGGCATCTGAGGAAGGGCTTCGGAAAGATGTCGGAGGGAGAAAATATGTGGCTGTGTTGAATCAGTGCGACGATGATACGCGGAGAGAGGGAGGAGAACGGATCGGAGAAATGTTGCGTGGATGGGGCGTGGAGAATGTGGTTTTGACAAAATTACGTAACTGTCGAGCGGGGGGAGCAACTGTAAAGTTTTAA
- a CDS encoding molybdopterin-binding protein, translated as MKLMKTEDAIGQVLCHDITQIIPGVTKDAVFRKGHIITEEDIPVLLSVGKEHIYIWEKDEHMLHENEAAQILYEMCKNDHMHPSEVKEGKIELIAEQGGLLKVDREKLKKVNGLGEMMIATRHGNTCVKKGDKLAGTRIIPLVIEKEKMERAKAVCQDGPILTLKPLHKKKVAILTTGSEVYHGRIEDKFTPVLVEKLKEYDCEMIFHEVYDDDHEAITKGCLQAIEQGAELVLCTGGMSVDPDDRTPLAIKNTGARIVSYGAPVLPGAMFLLSYYQERIPIVGLPGCVMYAKRTIFDLALPRLLADDEITAEELAALGEGGLCLNCPVCTYPNCGFGKGW; from the coding sequence ATGAAATTAATGAAAACCGAAGACGCCATTGGGCAGGTTCTGTGTCATGATATCACACAGATCATTCCCGGGGTGACGAAAGACGCGGTATTCCGGAAAGGTCATATCATTACCGAGGAGGATATCCCGGTACTTCTGAGCGTGGGAAAAGAACATATTTATATCTGGGAAAAGGATGAACATATGCTTCATGAAAATGAGGCGGCACAGATCCTCTACGAGATGTGCAAAAATGATCATATGCATCCGTCCGAAGTAAAAGAAGGAAAAATCGAACTGATCGCCGAGCAGGGTGGACTTTTGAAAGTAGACCGGGAAAAACTGAAAAAAGTAAATGGTCTCGGAGAGATGATGATCGCAACCCGCCATGGAAATACCTGTGTCAAAAAAGGGGACAAGCTGGCGGGAACCAGAATTATCCCGCTGGTGATCGAGAAAGAGAAGATGGAACGCGCCAAAGCAGTCTGTCAGGACGGTCCGATTCTGACTTTGAAGCCGCTGCATAAGAAAAAGGTGGCGATCCTGACCACCGGAAGTGAAGTTTATCACGGAAGAATTGAGGACAAATTCACCCCGGTACTGGTAGAAAAACTGAAAGAATATGACTGTGAAATGATTTTCCATGAAGTGTATGACGATGATCACGAAGCAATCACAAAAGGTTGTCTGCAGGCGATCGAACAGGGAGCTGAGCTGGTACTTTGTACCGGTGGCATGAGTGTGGATCCGGATGACAGGACTCCGCTGGCAATCAAAAATACAGGGGCGCGGATCGTTTCTTACGGTGCACCGGTGCTTCCGGGAGCGATGTTCCTGCTGTCCTATTATCAGGAACGGATCCCGATCGTAGGACTTCCGGGATGTGTGATGTATGCAAAACGGACGATTTTCGATCTGGCACTGCCGCGCCTTTTAGCAGATGATGAGATTACAGCCGAAGAACTGGCAGCACTGGGTGAGGGCGGTCTGTGCCTGAACTGTCCGGTCTGTACGTACCCGAACTGCGGTTTTGGAAAAGGCTGGTAG
- a CDS encoding winged helix-turn-helix domain-containing protein: MEENELHYHMKVRVFRKEGAFGPGVAELMRHVEETGSLSEACRCMGMAYSKGWRIMKHAEEDLGFTLMEGSRGGSRGGRTMLTGEGKDFLRRYEMFMDELNQNAKKAFVKYFQK, encoded by the coding sequence ATGGAAGAAAATGAACTGCACTATCATATGAAAGTGCGGGTGTTTCGAAAAGAAGGAGCATTTGGTCCCGGAGTGGCGGAGCTGATGCGTCATGTGGAAGAGACGGGCTCTCTGTCAGAAGCCTGCCGGTGCATGGGGATGGCGTATTCCAAGGGATGGCGCATTATGAAACACGCGGAGGAAGACCTTGGTTTTACCCTGATGGAAGGAAGCCGGGGCGGCAGCAGAGGCGGACGAACCATGCTTACCGGGGAAGGAAAGGATTTTCTGCGGCGATATGAAATGTTTATGGATGAACTAAACCAGAACGCTAAAAAAGCTTTTGTGAAATATTTCCAGAAATAG
- the mog gene encoding molybdopterin adenylyltransferase encodes MEKRKYKVGIVTLSDKGSRGEREDLSGPKIQELLPDDQYEVVSYRILPDEQAAIEKELCRLADEEHCALVLTTGGTGFSMRDVTPEATLAVADRVAPGIAEAIRAYSLTITPRAMLSRAASAIRKQTLIVNLPGSPKAVAESLTYILSSLGHGLDILLGEDGECARK; translated from the coding sequence ATGGAAAAACGAAAATATAAAGTGGGAATTGTTACGCTGAGCGATAAAGGCTCCCGTGGAGAACGGGAAGATCTAAGTGGTCCGAAGATTCAGGAATTACTTCCGGACGATCAGTATGAAGTAGTTTCTTATCGGATTCTTCCGGACGAGCAGGCAGCTATTGAAAAAGAACTTTGCAGACTGGCAGATGAGGAACATTGTGCATTGGTTCTGACAACCGGTGGTACCGGATTTTCCATGCGCGATGTGACACCGGAAGCCACGCTTGCAGTAGCAGACAGGGTGGCGCCGGGGATTGCAGAGGCGATTCGGGCATACAGTCTGACGATCACACCGAGAGCAATGTTAAGCCGCGCAGCCAGCGCAATCCGCAAACAGACCCTGATCGTCAACCTTCCGGGAAGCCCGAAGGCTGTAGCGGAGAGTCTTACCTACATACTGAGTTCACTGGGACACGGGCTGGATATTCTTCTGGGAGAAGATGGGGAATGTGCACGGAAGTGA
- the moaA gene encoding GTP 3',8-cyclase MoaA — MLDQYGRRINYLRISVTDRCNLRCRYCMPEGVQDVGMKNILTFEEIWEIVKVSVSLGITHIRITGGEPLVRKGCADLILGIRKIPGVETITMTTNGVLLGNYAKQLKEAGVDGVNISLDTLDPEEFCQITGKRELPAVLAGIRAAKDAGLPVKLNAVNRKELDPVPLVRYAQNENLPLRFIEMMPVGYGKQYVGRSNEELREMLEKTFGTAEKLVDSEELSRMGSGPAVYYRFSDLKVPVGFISAIHGKFCDTCNRVRLTAEGYLKLCLCYDQGVDLRHVLREGEKENLRTVMEEAIFRKPAAHCFERPSEMTETHEMVKIGG, encoded by the coding sequence ATGCTGGATCAGTATGGAAGAAGAATTAATTACCTGCGGATATCGGTCACGGATCGATGTAATCTGCGGTGCCGCTACTGCATGCCGGAAGGGGTGCAGGATGTAGGAATGAAAAATATTCTGACGTTTGAGGAAATCTGGGAGATCGTAAAGGTGAGCGTGAGTCTTGGCATCACGCATATCCGCATCACCGGCGGAGAACCTCTGGTGCGAAAAGGCTGTGCGGATCTGATACTTGGAATCCGGAAAATTCCGGGAGTGGAAACCATCACGATGACGACAAATGGTGTTCTGCTTGGAAACTATGCAAAACAGCTGAAAGAAGCCGGTGTAGATGGAGTGAATATCAGCCTGGATACACTGGATCCGGAAGAATTCTGTCAGATTACCGGGAAACGGGAACTTCCGGCAGTTCTTGCGGGGATCCGGGCGGCAAAAGATGCCGGATTACCGGTGAAGCTGAATGCAGTCAATCGAAAAGAACTGGACCCGGTTCCATTGGTGCGTTATGCACAGAATGAGAACCTTCCGCTTCGTTTTATCGAAATGATGCCGGTTGGATATGGCAAACAATATGTGGGAAGAAGCAATGAAGAACTGCGAGAAATGCTGGAAAAAACATTTGGAACAGCAGAAAAGCTTGTTGATTCGGAAGAACTTTCCAGGATGGGAAGCGGACCGGCGGTGTATTACCGATTTTCAGATCTGAAAGTTCCGGTTGGATTTATCAGCGCCATACATGGAAAATTCTGTGACACCTGTAACCGTGTCAGATTAACGGCGGAAGGGTATCTGAAACTGTGTCTGTGTTACGATCAGGGCGTAGATCTTCGCCATGTGCTTCGAGAAGGAGAAAAAGAAAATCTTCGAACAGTAATGGAAGAGGCTATTTTTCGGAAGCCTGCGGCACACTGTTTTGAACGTCCGTCAGAGATGACGGAGACACATGAGATGGTAAAAATTGGTGGATAG
- a CDS encoding DUF3343 domain-containing protein produces the protein MRIKKKTWILTFESTTQAMAAEKFCLEQNLPGRLIPIPREITAGCGLSWKTAPEARDEVLTALKKAGYRWEAEYVLEL, from the coding sequence ATGAGAATCAAAAAGAAAACATGGATTCTGACTTTCGAGAGCACAACGCAGGCGATGGCGGCAGAAAAATTTTGTTTGGAGCAAAACTTACCGGGACGTCTGATTCCGATTCCAAGGGAGATTACGGCAGGTTGTGGTCTTTCCTGGAAGACAGCACCGGAGGCGAGAGATGAGGTTCTCACGGCACTCAAGAAAGCAGGCTATCGCTGGGAAGCGGAATATGTACTGGAGTTATAG
- the selD gene encoding selenide, water dikinase SelD, with product MSEKEIVFCKSGGCTAKLGAGVLEHILERLPKGKKDENLLVGYDSKDDAAVYRLNEHQAVVQTLDFFPPMVEDPYIFGKIAATNALSDIYAMGGEVKTALNIVCFPESMDLNILGKILQGGAEKVQEAGGSLAGGHSIADSDVKYGLSVTGVVDPEKIWENNGAKPGDCLILTKRLGVGILCAANRVSQAPEGAMEQVIDSMTTLNRKASEIGRKYPVHACTDVTGFGFLGHLHEMMDGRHSCKIYADRLPVFAGAEACAEEFLLTAAGQKNRNHLEQYVWFENVSFGMEEVLYDPQTSGGLLFAVPGEVAEELRGKLREAGLPAEIVGKVMERQEVEILVEGRK from the coding sequence ATGAGCGAAAAAGAAATTGTATTCTGCAAAAGCGGCGGTTGTACCGCGAAACTGGGAGCCGGAGTGCTGGAACACATCCTGGAGCGGCTTCCGAAGGGGAAAAAAGATGAAAATTTGCTGGTTGGTTACGACAGCAAGGATGACGCGGCGGTATATCGCCTAAATGAGCACCAGGCGGTGGTACAGACATTGGATTTTTTCCCACCGATGGTAGAGGATCCGTACATATTTGGGAAAATAGCGGCAACGAATGCCCTGAGTGATATCTATGCCATGGGAGGAGAAGTAAAGACAGCACTGAATATTGTTTGCTTTCCGGAATCCATGGACCTGAATATTCTCGGGAAAATCTTACAGGGCGGCGCTGAAAAAGTACAGGAAGCGGGTGGAAGCCTTGCAGGCGGTCATTCGATCGCTGACAGCGATGTCAAATACGGTCTGTCCGTGACCGGCGTGGTAGATCCGGAAAAAATATGGGAAAACAACGGCGCAAAACCGGGCGATTGCCTGATTCTGACGAAACGACTGGGTGTAGGCATTCTATGTGCCGCAAATCGTGTCAGCCAGGCACCGGAAGGAGCGATGGAGCAGGTGATTGATTCCATGACAACACTGAACCGCAAAGCGTCTGAGATCGGACGAAAATATCCGGTACACGCCTGCACCGATGTTACCGGATTTGGATTCCTTGGGCATCTGCACGAAATGATGGACGGCAGACATTCCTGCAAAATCTACGCAGACCGGCTCCCGGTATTTGCCGGAGCGGAAGCATGTGCAGAAGAATTCCTCCTGACCGCAGCAGGACAGAAAAACAGGAATCATCTGGAACAGTATGTGTGGTTTGAGAATGTGTCGTTCGGGATGGAAGAAGTATTGTACGATCCGCAAACTTCAGGCGGACTGCTGTTTGCAGTGCCGGGAGAGGTAGCGGAAGAACTGCGCGGAAAACTGCGGGAGGCCGGACTTCCGGCAGAGATTGTCGGGAAAGTGATGGAGAGACAGGAAGTGGAGATTCTGGTTGAAGGGCGCAAATAA
- a CDS encoding SseB family protein, with protein sequence MTDNKTSHTDEGLQDNEQIEQAILALQQQPSQEMLAHALTVLRRRMLAHGQLIVAVEPPVGDNQMRLQAIQTDDGKKWWAAFTSFDEEIKGGGSVMSTFLTDIEKLFTSALSVEEIDGVIINPWNRTLMLDKNLIRIVQG encoded by the coding sequence ATGACAGATAACAAAACTTCACATACAGACGAAGGTTTACAGGATAACGAACAGATCGAACAGGCAATTCTGGCATTGCAGCAGCAGCCGTCCCAGGAAATGCTTGCCCACGCGCTCACCGTACTCCGCAGACGGATGCTTGCTCACGGACAGCTGATCGTTGCAGTCGAACCACCGGTTGGCGACAACCAGATGCGCCTTCAGGCGATCCAGACCGATGACGGTAAAAAATGGTGGGCAGCCTTTACCAGTTTTGATGAAGAAATCAAAGGCGGTGGCAGCGTAATGTCCACTTTCCTCACCGATATTGAAAAACTGTTTACTTCTGCTCTTTCAGTAGAAGAAATAGACGGCGTGATCATCAATCCGTGGAACCGGACGCTAATGCTCGACAAAAATCTGATCCGGATCGTCCAGGGATGA
- a CDS encoding aminotransferase class V-fold PLP-dependent enzyme translates to MIYLDNAATSLQKPKEVEEAVVRAFHTMGNPGRGAHEATLQAGRCVYQVREQLAELFHAEKGEQIAFTSNATEALNTAIFGLFHKGDHVITTVCEHNSVLRPLYRLQEEGVEVSILSADENGVLEYEKLSELVKENTKGIVITHASNLTGNITDLERIREVTESRDLLLVVDGSQTAGILPVDVQKQGIDIFCFTGHKGLLGPQGTGGLYVRPGVEICPLKVGGSGIHSFDREHPKAMPEHLEAGTLNVHGIAGLGGALDYLKKKGTEEILQRERQLLRRLEEQIWEIPGIRFYGTPDGNRRVGILSFNMGEEDSAYVADWLYEEHGIAVRAGAHCAPLMHQTLGTTEQGAVRISVSHRNTEDEMDRTAGALWELTKLL, encoded by the coding sequence ATGATTTATCTGGATAACGCGGCAACATCGCTGCAAAAGCCGAAAGAGGTGGAAGAAGCTGTGGTTCGTGCCTTTCATACCATGGGGAATCCGGGACGGGGCGCACATGAGGCCACATTGCAGGCGGGACGGTGTGTTTATCAGGTAAGAGAGCAGCTGGCAGAGCTTTTTCATGCAGAAAAAGGAGAGCAGATCGCATTTACCTCGAACGCTACAGAGGCACTGAACACTGCGATTTTTGGGCTGTTCCACAAGGGGGATCATGTGATCACTACAGTCTGCGAACATAATTCGGTTCTTCGACCTCTTTACCGTTTGCAGGAGGAGGGTGTGGAAGTCAGTATTCTTTCAGCAGATGAAAATGGTGTGTTGGAGTATGAAAAACTTTCGGAGCTTGTCAAGGAGAATACAAAAGGTATCGTAATTACACATGCTTCCAATCTGACCGGAAATATTACCGACCTGGAAAGAATCCGGGAAGTAACAGAGAGCAGAGATTTGCTTTTGGTGGTAGACGGGTCGCAGACGGCGGGAATTTTACCGGTGGATGTACAGAAACAGGGAATAGATATCTTTTGCTTTACCGGGCATAAGGGGCTTTTAGGTCCCCAGGGAACCGGTGGACTTTACGTGCGTCCGGGAGTGGAGATTTGCCCGTTGAAGGTTGGAGGAAGCGGTATCCACAGCTTTGACCGGGAACATCCGAAGGCGATGCCGGAGCATCTGGAAGCTGGAACTTTGAATGTCCATGGAATCGCCGGACTTGGTGGTGCGTTGGATTATCTGAAGAAAAAGGGAACAGAGGAGATTTTGCAGCGAGAGCGACAGCTGTTAAGACGACTGGAAGAACAGATTTGGGAGATTCCTGGGATTCGATTTTATGGAACTCCGGACGGAAACCGGCGCGTGGGGATTCTTTCTTTTAATATGGGAGAGGAAGATTCGGCGTATGTTGCGGACTGGCTGTATGAAGAACATGGAATAGCGGTTCGGGCAGGAGCACATTGCGCGCCGCTGATGCACCAGACTCTGGGAACAACAGAACAGGGGGCGGTGCGAATCTCTGTGTCGCATAGGAATACGGAAGATGAGATGGATCGGACGGCAGGGGCTTTGTGGGAGCTGACTAAATTGCTGTAA
- the moaC gene encoding cyclic pyranopterin monophosphate synthase MoaC, with translation MSGFTHFDEKGNAVMVDVHEKADTYRVAVAQGTITVNEEVFQAITNHTAKKGDVLGIARIAGIMGAKKNAELIPLCHIIALTDCEIEFVFDEKTRQITATCRTSCVGKTGVEMEAMTGVSVALLTIYDMCKAMDRGMVISEIHLVEKMGGKSGHYRNENE, from the coding sequence ATGAGTGGATTTACACATTTTGATGAAAAAGGAAATGCCGTGATGGTGGATGTGCATGAAAAGGCAGACACTTACCGGGTAGCGGTGGCGCAGGGGACGATTACGGTCAACGAGGAGGTTTTTCAGGCAATCACAAATCACACGGCAAAAAAGGGAGATGTTCTCGGTATCGCGAGAATTGCCGGAATCATGGGGGCGAAAAAGAACGCGGAGTTGATTCCGTTGTGCCATATTATTGCACTGACAGACTGTGAGATTGAATTTGTATTCGATGAGAAAACCCGTCAGATCACGGCAACCTGCCGGACATCCTGTGTGGGAAAAACCGGTGTGGAGATGGAAGCTATGACGGGAGTCAGCGTGGCTCTTCTGACGATCTACGATATGTGTAAGGCGATGGATCGCGGCATGGTGATTTCCGAGATTCATCTGGTGGAAAAGATGGGCGGAAAGAGCGGACATTACAGAAACGAAAATGAATAA
- the yqeB gene encoding selenium-dependent molybdenum cofactor biosynthesis protein YqeB, giving the protein MKKSDLIIVRGAGDLATGTIHRLKKSGFHLLVLETDHPAAIRRQVALSEAVYSGSACVENVEAVRIENTGQLHQAWDEEKVPVLVDPEGESIRLLKPKVVVDAILAKKNLGTKKDMAPLTIGLGPGFTAGEDVDVVIETKRGHNLGRIIRQGSAYPNTGIPGIIGGYGAERVIHAPAAGILKNRSKIGDIVEAGQVLAVIEGEAGTTEVPATINGLLRGLIRDNYPVTKGFKIADIDPRKEELANCFTISDKARCIAGSVLEVICGALE; this is encoded by the coding sequence ATGAAAAAAAGTGATCTGATCATAGTCCGGGGAGCGGGGGATCTGGCGACCGGGACGATTCATCGACTGAAAAAGAGCGGATTTCATCTTCTGGTTCTGGAAACGGATCACCCGGCGGCGATTCGAAGACAGGTGGCATTGAGTGAAGCTGTCTACAGTGGAAGTGCCTGTGTGGAGAATGTAGAGGCTGTCAGGATAGAAAACACAGGACAGCTGCATCAGGCATGGGATGAGGAAAAAGTGCCGGTGTTGGTGGATCCGGAGGGGGAAAGCATCCGGCTTTTGAAACCGAAGGTTGTGGTGGATGCGATCCTTGCAAAGAAGAACCTCGGAACGAAAAAAGATATGGCACCGCTTACCATCGGACTTGGTCCTGGGTTTACCGCGGGCGAAGATGTGGATGTGGTGATCGAGACGAAGCGCGGACATAATCTTGGAAGAATTATCCGGCAGGGCAGTGCGTATCCAAATACCGGGATTCCGGGGATCATCGGCGGATACGGCGCGGAACGTGTGATTCACGCCCCGGCAGCAGGAATCCTGAAAAACAGAAGTAAGATTGGAGATATCGTGGAAGCCGGGCAGGTGCTGGCTGTGATCGAGGGAGAAGCGGGAACGACGGAAGTACCCGCAACGATCAACGGACTTCTCCGCGGGCTGATCCGGGACAATTATCCGGTGACAAAAGGATTTAAGATTGCGGATATTGATCCGAGAAAAGAAGAACTGGCGAATTGTTTTACGATTTCTGACAAAGCCCGCTGCATCGCAGGAAGTGTATTGGAAGTAATCTGCGGAGCACTGGAGTAG